The Lampris incognitus isolate fLamInc1 chromosome 7, fLamInc1.hap2, whole genome shotgun sequence genome window below encodes:
- the LOC130116120 gene encoding gap junction delta-2 protein — protein MGEWTILERLLEAAVQQHSTMIGRILLTVVVIFRILIVAIVGETVYEDEQTMFICNTLQPGCNQACYDKAFPISHIRYWVFQIILVCTPSLCFITYSVHQSAKQRDRRYSFLYPILERDYGARDGARKLRNINGILVQHGGDSGGGKEEPDCLEVKEIPNAPRGLTHGKNSKVRRQEGISRFYIIQVVFRNALEIGFLAGQYFLYGFSVPGIFECDRYPCLKEVECYVSRPTEKTVFLVFMFAVSGICVVLNLAELNHLGWRKIKAAIRGVQARRKSICEIRKKDMAHLSQPPNLGRTQSSESAYV, from the coding sequence GATCCTGCTGACAGTGGTGGTAATCTTCCGGATCTTAATTGTGGCCATCGTGGGGGAGACGGTGTATGAGGACGAGCAGACCATGTTCATTTGCAACACCCTGCAGCCGGGCTGTAACCAGGCCTGCTATGACAAGGCCTTCCCCATCTCCCACATCCGCTACTGGGTGTTTCAGATCATCTTAGTGTGCACTCCCAGCCTCTGCTTCATAACCTACTCGGTCCACCAGTCTGCCAAGCAGAGGGACAGGCGCTACTCCTTCCTCTATCCCATACTGGAGAGGGACTACGGTGCGAGGGACGGGGCGCGGAAGCTCCGTAACATCAACGGAATCCTGGTGCAGCACGGCGGCGACAGCGGCGGAGGGAAGGAGGAGCCTGACTGCCTGGAGGTGAAGGAGATCCCGAACGCGCCGCGCGGCCTCACCCACGGGAAGAATTCCAAGGTGCGCCGGCAAGAAGGGATCTCTCGCTTCTACATCATTCAGGTGGTGTTCCGAAACGCCCTGGAGATCGGCTTCTTGGCGGGCCAGTACTTCCTGTACGGCTTCAGCGTGCCTGGGATTTTCGAGTGTGACCGCTACCCGTGTTTGAAGGAGGTCGAGTGCTATGTGTCCAGGCCCACGGAAAAGACTGTTTTCCTGGTGTTCATGTTCGCTGTGAGTGGAATCTGTGTGGTTCTCAACCTGGCAGAGCTCAACCACCTGGGCTGGCGGAAGATCAAGGCGGCCATTAGAGGCGTACAGGCACGCAGGAAGTCCATCTGCGAGATCAGGAAGAAGGACATGGCGCACCTGTCGCAGCCACCCAACCTGGGACGCACGCAGTCCAGCGAATCAGCTTATgtctga